The Temnothorax longispinosus isolate EJ_2023e chromosome 12, Tlon_JGU_v1, whole genome shotgun sequence genome includes a window with the following:
- the LOC139822845 gene encoding uncharacterized protein isoform X3 — protein MNLDVERYYAVNKLFLLQIGGWPYQRKIIKILIPCLMTIVLYSAIVTQVLLIYDTWGDLDIAVECTITIIVVLVSNIKLINIVINNDKFRRLLQLMNKHWELFNSEFERHILRYNAGIGQKVANYFAVYLNATLIFHLLTPFMPKILDIVIPLNESRPLAYVYRAEHRVDKEKYYYPIVFHSYMTCIIVVVIIFTVDTTYLKCVLHACSLFTAISQRLENITGEADTILDDYEKIHSGTHYHLEMFMEKNSSAGNDYSELMTCLKKHQLALEHAQTLDSMFTQATLILLSLNMVVLSVIGIQFVNNLTQGEIIKYVFVTYGVFIHLIYMCIPGQLLIDRSREVFDKAYSSAWYTFSIKSRKLLRVLLYRSLAPCTLTAGKMFVMSMTTCSSVLLLYDTWGDIDIVVECTITLTPLFAASTKLINIVVNNDKFQRLLQLMNEHWEFFNSEYERHILRHYASIGQKVTSYYAVYFTITLISYLLIPLIPRILDIVIPLNESRPLAYIYQAEYRVDEEKYYYLIIFHTYIVSTITTTILFTVDTTYIVCTLHACSLFTAISWRLENIIGEADTKSDNNEKIYTGMHYHLEIFAEKHGSANNDYRELIMCLKKHQLALEHVKTLDSIFTHATFILLSLNVLILSVIGIQLINNLTHTEEVIRYGFITFAAFIHLVCMCIPGQLLIDRSTDVFDKAYGSSWYTFSVKSKKLLRVLLYRSLAPCTLTAGKMFVMSMTMCSSTNIQF, from the exons ATGAATCTGGACGTAGAAAGATATTATGCcgttaacaaattatttttgttgcaaatcgGTGGTTGGCCGTATCagcgtaaaataattaaaatattgataccCTGTCTTATGACAATAGTGCTTTATTCTGCCATTGTAACTCAG gtACTTCTAATATACGACACTTGGGGTGATCTAGATATTGCCGTTGAATGTACAATTACCATTATTGTTGTTTTGGTTTCTAacataaagttaattaatattgttataaacaatgaCAAA TTTCGACGACTATTGCAACTTATGAATAAACATTGGGAGCTTTTTAATAGCGAATTCGAACGTCATATCTTGAGATATAATGCTGGTATCGGCCAAAAAGTAGCTAACTATTTTGCAG TATACCTTAACGCAACCTTGATATTTCATTTACTAACTCCATTCATGCCAAAAATATTGGATATTGTAATTCCGCTGAATGAGTCACGGCCATTGGCATATGTATATCGGGCTGAACACAGAGTggataaagagaaatattactATCCAATCGTATTCCATTCTTATATGACGTGTATCATTGTAgtagtaattatatttaccgtTGATACCACATATCTAAAGTGTGTATTGCATGCTTGCAGTCTATTTACAGCTATCAg CCAACGTCTTGAAAATATTACTGGCGAGGCAGACACTATATTAGATGATTACGAAAAAATACATTCAGGGACGCATTATCATTTAGAAATGTTTATGGAGAAAAACAGTTCTGCTGGAAATGATTATAGTGAATTGATGACGTGCTTGAAAAAACATCAACTTGCATTAGA ACACGCTCAAACGTTGGATTCCATGTTCACTCAAGCGACATTAATTCTTCTATCTCTGAATATGGTGGTATTGAGTGTGATCGGAATACAG TTTGTCAATAACCTGACGCAgggagaaataataaaatacgtttttgTAACTTACGGTGTATTTATTCATcttatatacatgtgtattcCCGGACAATTGCTGATAGACCGGAGCAGAGAAGTTTTCGACAAAGC GTACAGTTCAGCATGGTATACATTTTCcataaaaagtagaaaattattaagagtACTTCTTTACAGAAGTCTCGCTCCGTGTACACTCACGGCTGGAAAGATGTTCGTTATGTCCATGACTACGTGCAGTTCG gtGCTTCTATTATACGACACTTGGGGTGATATAGATATTGTCGTTGAATGCACAATTACTCTTACACCTCTTTTTGCTGCTAGCACgaagttaattaatatcgttGTGAATAACGACAAA TTTCAACGACTGTTGCAACTTATGAACGAACATTGGGAGTTTTTTAATAGCGAATATGAACGTCATATCTTGAGACATTATGCTAGTATCGGTCAAAAAGTAACAAGCTATTATGCAG TATACTTTACCATAACCTTGATATCTTATTTGTTAATTCCATTGATACCAAGAATCTTGGATATTGTAATTCCGCTAAATGAGTCGCGACCATTAGCATACATATATCAGGCTGAATACAGAGTGGATGAAGAGAAGTACTATTATCTAATCATATTCCATACTTACATTGTAAGTACAATTACAACGACAATTTTATTCACCGTTGATACCACATATATAGTGTGTACATTGCATGCTTGCAGTTTATTTACAGCTATCAG ctggcgtcttgaaaatattattggcGAGGCAGACACTAAATCAgacaataatgaaaaaatatatacaggaATGCATTATCATCTAGAGATTTTCGCGGAGAAACACGGTTCTGCCAACAATGATTATCGTGAATTAATAATGTGCTTGAAAAAACATCAACTTGCATTAGA aCACGTCAAGACGCTGGACTCCATATTCACTCATGCGACGTTCATTCTTTTATCTCTGAATGTGCTAATATTGAGTGTGATCGGAATACAG cTTATCAATAACTTGACGCATACTGAAGAGGTAATAAGATACGGATTTATAACTTTTGCTGCATTTATTCATCtcgtatgtatgtgtattcCTGGACAATTGCTGATAGACCGAAGCACAGACGTTTTCGACAAGGC GTATGGTTCATCATGGTATACGTTTtctgtaaaaagtaaaaaattattaagagtACTTCTTTACAGAAGTCTCGCTCCGTGTACGCTCACGGCTGGAAAGATGTTCGTTATGTCCATGACTATGTGCAGTTCG ACTaacattcaattttaa